The following proteins come from a genomic window of Blastococcus sp. HT6-30:
- a CDS encoding DUF488 domain-containing protein — protein sequence MPLLTVGHGPEDRTALGARLAGAGVEVVVDVRRFPGSRTNPDVRREALEQWLPAAGVGYRWEERLGGRRRLPSGAPVPDDWWTVAQFAAYAAHTRTPGFAAALDEVLTEAAGATVAVMCSESVWWRCHRRLVADVAVLARATPVLHLMPDGRLTPHRTSDGAVLGDDGLLYWPAHPRDQPMCG from the coding sequence GTGCCGCTGCTGACCGTGGGCCACGGGCCCGAGGACCGCACCGCGCTGGGCGCCCGCCTGGCCGGGGCCGGCGTGGAGGTGGTCGTCGACGTGCGCCGCTTCCCCGGCAGCCGGACCAACCCCGACGTGCGGCGGGAGGCGCTCGAGCAGTGGCTCCCCGCCGCGGGCGTCGGCTACCGGTGGGAGGAACGGCTGGGCGGTCGCCGGCGGCTGCCGTCCGGCGCGCCGGTGCCGGACGACTGGTGGACGGTCGCCCAGTTCGCCGCCTACGCCGCCCACACGCGCACGCCCGGCTTCGCCGCCGCGCTGGACGAGGTGCTCACCGAGGCGGCCGGCGCGACGGTGGCGGTGATGTGCAGCGAGAGCGTGTGGTGGCGGTGCCACCGGCGGCTGGTCGCCGACGTCGCCGTCCTGGCCCGGGCAACCCCCGTGCTGCACCTGATGCCCGACGGCCGGCTCACCCCGCACCGCACCTCTGACGGGGCGGTGCTCGGCGACGACGGCCTCCTCTACTGGCCCGCCCACCCCCGGGATCAGCCCATGTGCGGGTAG
- a CDS encoding FAD-dependent oxidoreductase: MTGTPAPRDVDVVVVGAGQAGLSTAWALARQGFEPRNDFVVLDGEPAPGGAWRHRWPSLTLGTAHRVHDLPGLPFARSDDSAPAVETVPAYFAEYERRFELPVARPVRVTAVRRTADGRFSVDTDHGSWTARAVVNATGTWTRPFVPRYPGQELFRGRQLHTVDYRSAEEFRAQHVVVVGGGASATQLLAEISRVTSTTWVTRRPPVWRDGPFDADAGRRAVAMVEEAVREGRRPGSVVGVTGLLVTTPYVRDGLERGVLERLPVFDRITADGVVWDAADGDAGRFIAADVILWATGFRAAVGHLAPLRLRRPGGGFRMEGTQVAGEPRLHLVGYGPSASTIGANRAGQAAARALRRELRPGSPLPRSA, translated from the coding sequence GTGACCGGCACACCAGCTCCCCGCGACGTCGACGTGGTCGTGGTGGGCGCAGGCCAGGCCGGGCTGTCGACGGCCTGGGCGCTCGCCCGGCAGGGGTTCGAACCGCGCAACGACTTCGTCGTCCTCGACGGGGAGCCCGCTCCCGGCGGGGCGTGGCGGCACCGCTGGCCCTCGCTGACCCTGGGCACCGCCCACCGGGTGCACGACCTGCCCGGCCTGCCGTTCGCCCGCTCCGACGACTCGGCGCCGGCCGTCGAGACGGTCCCGGCCTACTTCGCCGAGTACGAGCGCCGGTTCGAGCTGCCCGTCGCCCGTCCGGTGCGGGTCACCGCTGTGCGGCGCACCGCCGACGGCCGCTTCTCGGTCGACACCGACCACGGGTCCTGGACCGCCCGCGCGGTCGTCAACGCCACCGGCACCTGGACCCGCCCCTTCGTTCCGCGCTACCCGGGCCAGGAGCTGTTCCGCGGCCGGCAGCTGCACACCGTCGACTACCGGTCCGCCGAGGAGTTCCGCGCCCAGCACGTCGTCGTCGTGGGCGGCGGCGCCTCCGCCACCCAGCTGCTCGCCGAGATCTCCCGCGTCACCTCCACGACGTGGGTCACCCGCCGCCCGCCGGTCTGGCGCGACGGGCCGTTCGACGCCGACGCCGGCCGCCGCGCGGTCGCGATGGTGGAGGAGGCGGTGCGCGAGGGACGACGCCCCGGCAGCGTCGTCGGCGTGACCGGCCTGCTCGTGACCACGCCCTACGTGCGCGACGGGCTGGAGCGCGGCGTGCTGGAGCGGCTGCCGGTGTTCGACCGGATCACCGCCGACGGCGTGGTCTGGGACGCCGCTGACGGGGACGCGGGCCGGTTCATCGCGGCCGACGTGATCCTGTGGGCCACCGGGTTCCGCGCGGCGGTCGGCCACCTCGCCCCGCTGCGGCTGCGCCGACCCGGCGGGGGCTTCCGCATGGAGGGCACACAGGTCGCGGGCGAGCCCCGGCTGCATCTGGTCGGCTACGGCCCCTCGGCCAGCACGATCGGTGCGAACCGGGCGGGCCAGGCCGCCGCCCGGGCGCTGCGCCGCGAGCTGCGGCCGGGGTCTCCCCTGCCCCGCAGCGCCTGA
- a CDS encoding ATP-grasp domain-containing protein, protein MPKPSSQGTAGQLSRPAVPWFVAVELDEPRGAARPEFGAGERLDDPGVALLDRAGRRGMRTAVLTRDRRRAADGTDWPVDRWVHCETADPAAIAAAVRSLGGEVAAVTSAVDGFAGPAAAAARALGLRGPTPGSVALGHDAAAVRTALAAAGATDVAWCEVAAGAVSTSPVGYPCVVQPVDAGAGCDVGRVSDDQELRALAGRHLARTSYGRGVRPRHRLLVEGHVPGRRYAADGFVDGRGPFVLAWSELIMAPPPHVTELALTVTTRAPGADAADHVGGWLAALGYDFGPFHLEFVLGPAGPRFAALHTRLAAAGPRGCVDQVSGVDTADLVVARLLGAPGPPAASPVGAGALMHLAADAAGRVRAVSGVREAACIPGLHAAEVFADLGSSTAPPTCSREQLGHVVTVGETPEQARRRAVVALDRIRVEIEELLPA, encoded by the coding sequence ATGCCGAAGCCCAGCTCCCAGGGGACAGCCGGGCAACTCTCCCGACCGGCTGTGCCGTGGTTCGTGGCGGTCGAGCTCGACGAGCCCCGGGGAGCGGCCCGGCCGGAGTTCGGAGCCGGGGAACGGCTGGACGACCCCGGGGTGGCGCTGCTGGACCGCGCCGGCCGGCGCGGGATGCGGACGGCGGTGCTGACGCGTGACCGGCGTCGGGCCGCAGACGGCACGGACTGGCCGGTGGACCGGTGGGTGCACTGCGAGACCGCGGACCCCGCGGCGATCGCGGCGGCGGTGCGGTCCCTGGGCGGAGAGGTCGCGGCGGTCACCAGCGCCGTCGACGGCTTCGCCGGTCCGGCCGCGGCCGCCGCCCGGGCGCTGGGGCTGCGAGGGCCCACGCCGGGGTCGGTGGCGCTGGGTCACGACGCGGCCGCCGTGCGGACCGCGCTCGCGGCTGCCGGAGCGACCGATGTGGCCTGGTGCGAGGTGGCGGCGGGCGCGGTGTCGACCTCGCCCGTCGGCTACCCGTGCGTGGTGCAGCCGGTCGACGCCGGCGCCGGCTGCGACGTCGGCCGGGTCTCCGACGACCAGGAGCTGCGGGCGCTCGCCGGACGGCACCTGGCCCGCACCTCCTACGGGCGCGGGGTGCGGCCCCGGCACCGGCTGCTCGTGGAGGGGCACGTCCCGGGCCGGCGCTACGCCGCCGACGGCTTCGTCGACGGGCGGGGTCCGTTCGTCCTCGCCTGGTCCGAGCTGATCATGGCGCCGCCGCCGCACGTGACCGAGCTGGCCCTGACGGTGACCACGCGGGCGCCGGGTGCGGACGCTGCCGACCACGTCGGAGGGTGGCTGGCCGCCCTCGGGTACGACTTCGGCCCGTTCCACCTCGAGTTCGTCCTGGGCCCGGCCGGTCCGCGGTTCGCCGCGCTGCACACCCGGCTCGCCGCCGCTGGTCCCCGCGGGTGCGTCGACCAGGTGAGCGGGGTGGACACCGCCGACCTGGTGGTGGCCCGGCTGCTCGGCGCACCCGGACCCCCGGCCGCCTCGCCGGTCGGGGCCGGCGCGCTCATGCACCTGGCGGCCGACGCTGCGGGCCGGGTACGGGCGGTGTCGGGCGTCCGGGAGGCCGCGTGCATTCCCGGCTTGCACGCGGCGGAGGTCTTCGCCGACCTGGGCAGCAGCACCGCACCGCCGACGTGCAGCCGCG
- a CDS encoding MFS transporter translates to MSGGTVEVRAPLWRSRGVQALVGVTALGFVGFYLTLASLPTYAVAGGASQSSAGVVTAVFLVVTIAVQSVVPALAARFGTGPVFAAGLLALGLPSPFYVLDDGLVWISALSAVRGAGFAVITVLGATLAARVAPPERRGESIGLYGLAIALPNMVAIPAGVALVLGGQIGWLGWLSAAPVLGLLVLPLLLRSVQTSEERGPAGDARAALRAALAPSVVLLVVTTAGGGFVTFLPIERPDGRLATAALLLWGLAGALGRWRAGLLADRVGSGLLLPLSLLTGAAGLALAGAGLWWGPAWVLLGAALFGAAFGAVQNLTLLRAFARAGDRGTTTASALWNASFDGGTAAGALLLGFAFGAVGLPWTLVLSAVVLSAAMPLALVASRPAAVRA, encoded by the coding sequence GTGAGCGGGGGAACGGTGGAGGTGCGGGCACCCTTGTGGCGGTCGCGCGGGGTGCAGGCGCTGGTCGGCGTCACGGCGCTCGGGTTCGTCGGCTTCTACCTCACGCTGGCCTCGCTGCCCACGTACGCGGTGGCCGGCGGCGCCTCGCAGAGCTCCGCCGGGGTGGTGACCGCCGTCTTCCTCGTCGTGACGATCGCCGTGCAGTCGGTCGTGCCGGCGCTGGCCGCGCGGTTCGGCACCGGCCCGGTGTTCGCGGCGGGTCTGCTGGCTCTCGGGCTCCCCTCGCCGTTCTACGTGCTCGACGACGGCCTGGTCTGGATCTCGGCGCTGTCCGCCGTGCGCGGCGCGGGGTTCGCGGTGATCACCGTGCTGGGCGCCACCCTCGCGGCGCGGGTCGCGCCGCCGGAGCGACGCGGGGAGTCGATCGGCCTCTACGGCCTGGCCATCGCGCTGCCCAACATGGTCGCGATCCCCGCCGGCGTGGCGCTGGTGCTCGGCGGTCAGATCGGCTGGCTGGGGTGGCTGTCGGCGGCGCCGGTGCTCGGTCTGCTGGTCCTCCCGCTGCTGCTGCGCTCCGTGCAGACCTCCGAGGAGCGCGGTCCGGCAGGTGACGCGCGCGCGGCGTTGCGCGCCGCCCTGGCGCCGTCGGTGGTGCTCCTGGTCGTGACGACGGCCGGCGGCGGCTTCGTGACGTTCCTGCCGATCGAGCGGCCCGACGGCCGGCTGGCCACGGCCGCCCTCCTGCTGTGGGGGCTGGCGGGTGCGCTGGGGCGCTGGCGCGCGGGTCTGCTGGCCGACCGCGTGGGTTCCGGCCTGCTGCTGCCCCTGTCGCTGCTGACCGGCGCGGCGGGTCTGGCGCTCGCGGGGGCCGGGCTGTGGTGGGGCCCGGCCTGGGTGCTGCTGGGCGCGGCGCTGTTCGGTGCGGCCTTCGGCGCGGTGCAGAACCTCACGCTGCTGCGGGCCTTCGCCCGCGCCGGCGACCGGGGGACGACGACGGCCAGCGCCCTGTGGAACGCCTCGTTCGACGGCGGCACGGCGGCCGGGGCGCTGCTGCTCGGGTTCGCGTTCGGCGCCGTCGGCCTGCCGTGGACGCTGGTGCTGTCGGCCGTCGTACTGAGCGCCGCGATGCCCCTCGCCCTGGTCGCATCCCGCCCGGCGGCGGTCCGGGCCTGA